CGGATTTGAGACAGTGAAGGTGGGGAATCAACTATCCGTCCGGCAACGCCACTCGCAGGAATCAATCGCTGAAGCGATCAAAGTCCCCTTGAAAATCGAAACCGTCTCTCTGTCGAAGGATTTTATGAGGACCATGCCGGACTCGCTCGTCGTGCCACCACGCGACGGTCAGATCCATGTACTAACCCCTTTGGAGGAGACCGATCCAAAGGAAAGGAAACATGCTCCGACCGGCTACAAAATTGTTAGACCTGGCACTGTGTTTCACGGTCCTCTCACCTACTCCTTCAAGGAAGACCAGATTTATGATGCTCCATATAGCCGGTTCCGTTTCACCTGGAAAGAGCGAGCGATTCAACCCAGAGGAACCTCCGTTGAGCATGTTAGCAGAAGGGAGGTCTCCCGCCTTCTCTTCGACCACCTAAAGCAAATCAAACAGACACACTTGCATATGATCCAAGGTCATATCGAAAAAAGGCGACTCGCGTTGGAGAATATCCAGCTCCGTCGCGCGATCGAACAGGAATATAGCTTCGCCGGCATTGTGGGGACCAGCGAGAAGGTTCAGGAGCTCCTTGCGTTGGTGCGGTCTATCGCAGCAACGGATGTAAGTGTGCTCATTCAGGGCGAAACCGGGACCGGAAAAGAGCTCATCGCCAAAGCGATTCATTACAATAGTCCGCGACGGTCAAACCGTTTTGTGGCCGTGAACTGTGGATCGCTCACCGAGACTCTCTTGGAAAGCGAACTCTTCGGCCATGAAAAAGGGGCCTTTACCGGTGCCATCACCCAACGAAAGGGGATCTTTGAGTTCGCTGATGGAGGGACTCTTTTTCTCGACGAGATTGGAGAGATTCCGCCGAGCACCCAGGTCAAGCTGCTGCGGGTGTTACAGGAAGGCGAATTCCACCGCGTGGGGGGGAGAGACGTCATCAAAGTAAATGTTCGCATCGTGGCCGCCACCAATCAAAATCTAGAGGAACTCATTGCTCAAGGTCGCTTCAGACAAGACCTGTACTATCGGCTCAATGTCGTGCCAATTGGGGTCCCCCCACTGCGCGAGCGCATCGAGGACATCCCGCTCCTCGTTTCCCACTTTATTGAAAAACGCAACCCGCAACTCAATCAACGCATCAGTGGTATGAGTCCCGAGACGATGGCCTTGATTATGGCTCACAGCTGGCCAGGGAATGTCCGGGAGCTGGAAAATGTGATTCAGCGGATGATGGTGGTAGCCAAAGGCGAAATCCTCGATGTGCATGACCTTCCCCCTGAGATGCGGGGCAAGGAAAGCCCACGTCGGGAGAAGGCGAAAGATTTGAAGGGTGTTGCACGAGAATCGGCTGGGATGGTGGAGCAACGCGCCATTCTCGATGCCCTGGCCAAATCGGGAGGGAATGTGACTCAGGCCGCTCGAGCCCTGGGCATCAGCCGCGTCACCCTCCAGAAGAAGATGAAAGTATATAATCTCCGGGCCCCATCAAGCTGAGACCTGCTAAGGTCATTTAGCAGTTCTCTCCCGTACTGCTAACGCGTCTTAGCGCTTTGGGTCATCTCCTCAAATGGCCAAGCCATCCCGATTAAGACCCTCATCTTTTAAAATCAGGCACTTCAGGCATTCCCGCCTGCACCCTTGCTTCCCATCCA
The DNA window shown above is from Candidatus Obscuribacterales bacterium and carries:
- a CDS encoding sigma-54 dependent transcriptional regulator; translation: GFETVKVGNQLSVRQRHSQESIAEAIKVPLKIETVSLSKDFMRTMPDSLVVPPRDGQIHVLTPLEETDPKERKHAPTGYKIVRPGTVFHGPLTYSFKEDQIYDAPYSRFRFTWKERAIQPRGTSVEHVSRREVSRLLFDHLKQIKQTHLHMIQGHIEKRRLALENIQLRRAIEQEYSFAGIVGTSEKVQELLALVRSIAATDVSVLIQGETGTGKELIAKAIHYNSPRRSNRFVAVNCGSLTETLLESELFGHEKGAFTGAITQRKGIFEFADGGTLFLDEIGEIPPSTQVKLLRVLQEGEFHRVGGRDVIKVNVRIVAATNQNLEELIAQGRFRQDLYYRLNVVPIGVPPLRERIEDIPLLVSHFIEKRNPQLNQRISGMSPETMALIMAHSWPGNVRELENVIQRMMVVAKGEILDVHDLPPEMRGKESPRREKAKDLKGVARESAGMVEQRAILDALAKSGGNVTQAARALGISRVTLQKKMKVYNLRAPSS